The following are from one region of the Vitis riparia cultivar Riparia Gloire de Montpellier isolate 1030 chromosome 14, EGFV_Vit.rip_1.0, whole genome shotgun sequence genome:
- the LOC117929689 gene encoding LEAF RUST 10 DISEASE-RESISTANCE LOCUS RECEPTOR-LIKE PROTEIN KINASE-like 2.4 isoform X3 — protein MFHQLSRPLQLLLLAFMTVIFLVFPVPLWASDVRYTECGRPVQCGSIQNIAYPFWGSPRPPYCGLTEFKIECQDEVPVIQIMSESFRVLKINHDNHILRLTRLDLYNGTCPSRFLNTTMNYLFSYSPHFGNLTLFFGCSSASPALASNKFSCRRNNTSSIETGYFTIGSIPTDGNLGNCNVSITVPVLPSAVSALINNSASLEQVLNDGFEVLWIIDDTACSECMGSGGRCGYNTSHFQPICFCSDQPYLLRCPALPGTTVQAALLFGVCSIMVVAVFIWSLRRKSSSNTWRVFWKKTRNSQNVEAFLEKYASLAPKRYSYSDVKKMTDSFRNKLGQGGYGIVYKGNLPDGHLVAVKVLSEPKGNGEEFINEVASISRTSHVNIVTLLGFCFEGHKRALIYEFMPNGSLEKYTYDENKPRKMPPLGWEKIYQIAIGIAHGLEYLHSGCNTRILHLDIKPQSILLDQDFTPKICDFGLAKLCPTKESSMSLLSARGTVGYVAPEVFSRNFGVVSHKSDVYSFGMMILEMVAGRKIIDTGASCSSEIYFPHWIYKHLELEDDHLKLQHNFSEGGEPVARKMIFVGLWCIQTNPANRPSIHKVVDMLKGSHEDLQIPPKPFPSSPVRTPPGTPTTSSTNLFQSSDECTSTITLA, from the exons ATGTTTCACCAACTCTCTCGGCCACTCCAGCTTCTCCTTCTCGCCTTCATGACTGTCATCTTCTTAGTTTTTCCAGTACCTTTATGGGCTAGCGATGTGCGATACACAGAGTGCGGTCGTCCAGTCCAATGCGGAAGCATCCAAAATATTGCCTACCCTTTCTGGGGGAGTCCCCGGCCACCATACTGTGGCCTTACAGAGTTCAAGATCGAGTGCCAAGACGAAGTCCCAGTGATACAGATTATGTCTGAAAGCTTCCGGGTGTTGAAAATCAATCATGACAATCATATTCTGAGGCTTACTAGGCTAGATTTATATAACGGTACTTGTCCCTCAAGATTCTTGAACACCACCATGAATTACCTGTTTAGTTATTCTCCCCATTTCGGGAACCTCACCCTCTTCTTTGGTTGCTCATCTGCAAGTCCAGCCTTGGCCTCAAATAAATTTAGCTGTCGCAGAAATAATACATCCAGTATTGAAACTGGCTATTTCACAATTGGCTCCATTCCAACTGATGGAAACCTTGGCAATTGTAATGTTAGTATCACTGTTCCCGTGCTTCCATCAGCAGTGTCGGCTCTCATAAACAATTCGGCATCTCTGGAACAAGTTTTGAATGATGGATTCGAAGTGCTATGGATTATTGACGACACAGCTTGTTCAGAATGTATGGGATCTGGTGGGCGGTGCGGATATAATACTAGTCATTTCCAACCCATCTGTTTTTGCTCTGATCAACCTTATCTATTGCGGTGTCCAGCCCTACCGGGCACAACTGTACAAG CTGCATTGTTGTTTGGGGTTTGCAGTATTATGGTGGTAGCAGTTTTTATATGGAGCTTAAGAAGAAAATCTTCATCAAATACATGGAGAGTCTTTTGGAAGAAAACAAGGAATTCTCAAAATGTAGAGGCTTTTCTAGAAAAATATGCATCCTTGGCTCCAAAAAGATATAGTTATTCAGATGTGAAGAAAATGACCGACTCATTCAGAAATAAATTAGGCCAAGGAGGCTATGGCATTGTGTACAAAGGAAACCTACCTGATGGTCATCTAGTGGCAGTGAAGGTCTTGAGTGAGCCCAAAGGCAATGGAGAAGAGTTTATTAATGAGGTTGCCAGCATTAGTAGGACATCACATGTAAATATTGTAACCCTTCTAGGCTTCTGCTTTGAGGGACACAAAAGAGCTCTCATCTATGAGTTCATGCCCAATGGATCACTCGAGAAGTACACATATGATGAGAATAAACCAAGGAAAATGCCCCCCCTAGGATGGGAAAAAATCTATCAAATTGCAATTGGCATTGCTCATGGTTTAGAGTACCTACACAGTGGCTGTAATACCCGAATACTCCATCTGGATATCAAACCACAAAGCATCCTTCTAGACCAAGATTTCACCCCAAAGATATGCGACTTTGGTCTGGCAAAACTGTGCCCCACCAAAGAGAGCTCCATGTCATTGTTGAGTGCAAGAGGAACAGTGGGGTATGTTGCACCAGAAGTATTCTCAAGAAACTTTGGAGTAGTCTCCCACAAGTctgatgtttatagttttggaatgATGATTCTAGAAATGGTTGCAGGAAGGAAGATCATTGACACTGGAGCCAGCTGCAGCAGTGAAATATACTTTCCACACTGGATCTATAAGCATCTGGAGCTCGAAGATGATCATCTAAAGCTGCAACATAACTTCAGTGAAGGAGGGGAACCAGTTGCAAGAAAGATGATTTTTGTGGGGTTGTGGTGCATACAGACCAATCCAGCAAATCGACCTTCAATACATAAAGTAGTAGATATGTTAAAAGGTAGTCATGAAGATCTTCAAATCCCACCCAAGCCTTTTCCTTCTTCTCCTGTAAGAACACCACCAGGTACTCCAACTACATCCTCTACCAATCTTTTCCAAAGTAGTGATGAATGTACCTCTACTATCACATTGGCATAA
- the LOC117930450 gene encoding uncharacterized mitochondrial protein AtMg00810-like yields the protein MELNVKLRKEKDDLLADPSLYRKLVGSLVYLTITRLNISFAVQQVSQFLQTPRHLHLVVVHRIIRYVQGTSTRGLFFPTSNSTHLATYSDADWASCADTRCSITGWCVFLGDALISWKSKKQDRVSKSSTESEYRTMSLACSEIILLRGLLAELYFSETDPTPLHADNTSAIKITTNPIYIKSYKSSLNLFVLQD from the exons ATGGaattaaatgtcaagcttcGCAAAGAGAAGGACGACTTACTTGCTGATCCCAGTTTATACAGGAAGTTGGTGGGTAGCCTTgtttatctcaccattactagaCTAAACATTTCTTTTGCTGTACAGCAAGTCAGCCAGTTCCTTCAGACTCCTCGTCATCTTCATTTGGTTGTTGTCCATAGGATCATACGCTATGTTCAAGGCACTTCTACTCGTGGCTTGTTCTTCCCTACAAGCAATTCTACTCACCTTGCTACTTatagtgatgctgattgggctagTTGTGCGGACACCCGTTGCTCCATCACTGGTTGGTGTGTGTTCTTAGGTGATGCATTGATctcttggaaaagtaagaagcaagacagAGTCTCTAAGTCATCTACGGAATCTGAGTACCGGAcgatgtctcttgcttgttcTGAAATCATTTTGCTTCGAGGTTTGCTTGCAGAGTTATATTTTTCTGAGaccgatcctacacctctacatgCCGATAATACAAGTGCTATTAAGATCACGACCAATcct ATATACATAAAGAGCTACAAGAGTTCTCTGAATCTTTTCGTCCTCCAAGACTAA
- the LOC117929689 gene encoding LEAF RUST 10 DISEASE-RESISTANCE LOCUS RECEPTOR-LIKE PROTEIN KINASE-like 2.4 isoform X2 produces MFHQLSRPLQLLLLAFMTVIFLVFPVPLWASDVRYTECGRPVQCGSIQNIAYPFWGSPRPPYCGLTEFKIECQDEVPVIQIMSESFRVLKINHDNHILRLTRLDLYNGTCPSRFLNTTMNYLFSYSPHFGNLTLFFGCSSASPALASNKFSCRRNNTSSIETGYFTIGSIPTDGNLGNCNVSITVPVLPSAVSALINNSASLEQVLNDGFEVLWIIDDTACSECMGSGGRCGYNTSHFQPICFCSDQPYLLRCPALPGTTVQDHKPDVGILILIAALLFGVCSIMVVAVFIWSLRRKSSSNTWRVFWKKTRNSQNVEAFLEKYASLAPKRYSYSDVKKMTDSFRNKLGQGGYGIVYKGNLPDGHLVAVKVLSEPKGNGEEFINEVASISRTSHVNIVTLLGFCFEGHKRALIYEFMPNGSLEKYTYDENKPRKMPPLGWEKIYQIAIGIAHGLEYLHSGCNTRILHLDIKPQSILLDQDFTPKICDFGLAKLCPTKESSMSLLSARGTVGYVAPEVFSRNFGVVSHKSDVYSFGMMILEMVAGRKIIDTGASCSSEIYFPHWIYKHLELEDDHLKLQHNFSEGGEPVARKMIFVGLWCIQTNPANRPSIHKVVDMLKGSHEDLQIPPKPFPSSPVRTPPGTPTTSSTNLFQSSDECTSTITLA; encoded by the exons ATGTTTCACCAACTCTCTCGGCCACTCCAGCTTCTCCTTCTCGCCTTCATGACTGTCATCTTCTTAGTTTTTCCAGTACCTTTATGGGCTAGCGATGTGCGATACACAGAGTGCGGTCGTCCAGTCCAATGCGGAAGCATCCAAAATATTGCCTACCCTTTCTGGGGGAGTCCCCGGCCACCATACTGTGGCCTTACAGAGTTCAAGATCGAGTGCCAAGACGAAGTCCCAGTGATACAGATTATGTCTGAAAGCTTCCGGGTGTTGAAAATCAATCATGACAATCATATTCTGAGGCTTACTAGGCTAGATTTATATAACGGTACTTGTCCCTCAAGATTCTTGAACACCACCATGAATTACCTGTTTAGTTATTCTCCCCATTTCGGGAACCTCACCCTCTTCTTTGGTTGCTCATCTGCAAGTCCAGCCTTGGCCTCAAATAAATTTAGCTGTCGCAGAAATAATACATCCAGTATTGAAACTGGCTATTTCACAATTGGCTCCATTCCAACTGATGGAAACCTTGGCAATTGTAATGTTAGTATCACTGTTCCCGTGCTTCCATCAGCAGTGTCGGCTCTCATAAACAATTCGGCATCTCTGGAACAAGTTTTGAATGATGGATTCGAAGTGCTATGGATTATTGACGACACAGCTTGTTCAGAATGTATGGGATCTGGTGGGCGGTGCGGATATAATACTAGTCATTTCCAACCCATCTGTTTTTGCTCTGATCAACCTTATCTATTGCGGTGTCCAGCCCTACCGGGCACAACTGTACAAG ACCACAAGCCTGATGTGGGAATCTTGATTCTTATAG CTGCATTGTTGTTTGGGGTTTGCAGTATTATGGTGGTAGCAGTTTTTATATGGAGCTTAAGAAGAAAATCTTCATCAAATACATGGAGAGTCTTTTGGAAGAAAACAAGGAATTCTCAAAATGTAGAGGCTTTTCTAGAAAAATATGCATCCTTGGCTCCAAAAAGATATAGTTATTCAGATGTGAAGAAAATGACCGACTCATTCAGAAATAAATTAGGCCAAGGAGGCTATGGCATTGTGTACAAAGGAAACCTACCTGATGGTCATCTAGTGGCAGTGAAGGTCTTGAGTGAGCCCAAAGGCAATGGAGAAGAGTTTATTAATGAGGTTGCCAGCATTAGTAGGACATCACATGTAAATATTGTAACCCTTCTAGGCTTCTGCTTTGAGGGACACAAAAGAGCTCTCATCTATGAGTTCATGCCCAATGGATCACTCGAGAAGTACACATATGATGAGAATAAACCAAGGAAAATGCCCCCCCTAGGATGGGAAAAAATCTATCAAATTGCAATTGGCATTGCTCATGGTTTAGAGTACCTACACAGTGGCTGTAATACCCGAATACTCCATCTGGATATCAAACCACAAAGCATCCTTCTAGACCAAGATTTCACCCCAAAGATATGCGACTTTGGTCTGGCAAAACTGTGCCCCACCAAAGAGAGCTCCATGTCATTGTTGAGTGCAAGAGGAACAGTGGGGTATGTTGCACCAGAAGTATTCTCAAGAAACTTTGGAGTAGTCTCCCACAAGTctgatgtttatagttttggaatgATGATTCTAGAAATGGTTGCAGGAAGGAAGATCATTGACACTGGAGCCAGCTGCAGCAGTGAAATATACTTTCCACACTGGATCTATAAGCATCTGGAGCTCGAAGATGATCATCTAAAGCTGCAACATAACTTCAGTGAAGGAGGGGAACCAGTTGCAAGAAAGATGATTTTTGTGGGGTTGTGGTGCATACAGACCAATCCAGCAAATCGACCTTCAATACATAAAGTAGTAGATATGTTAAAAGGTAGTCATGAAGATCTTCAAATCCCACCCAAGCCTTTTCCTTCTTCTCCTGTAAGAACACCACCAGGTACTCCAACTACATCCTCTACCAATCTTTTCCAAAGTAGTGATGAATGTACCTCTACTATCACATTGGCATAA